A window of the Dyadobacter pollutisoli genome harbors these coding sequences:
- a CDS encoding bestrophin family protein, whose product MYTAREIKLGIILSFAWQTLLFFFFYSAILCGVSYYTGVTLGISFVPIGLIGTAVAFYVGFKNNSSYERLWEARRIWGSIVNASRTWGTLASTYVQTQDGGVAKTALLHRQIAYVNALRIQLRSRSVWNSTSSTAHTVVQDHHTGDNSSLQDLLPYFLSEKETAYVLSKKNPATHIMKAQARQLEEIFKKGEINELFYFHMMNVVQEFYNQQGAAERIKNFPFPRQYAYFSKIFVWLFILVLPFGLINEFAKLGPNLIWLAIPSYIIIGWVFNTMEVVGDTSENPFENAINDIPMTAICRTIEIDLREMLDEDSVPAAITPVHNILM is encoded by the coding sequence ATGTATACCGCCCGTGAAATCAAGCTGGGGATCATTCTATCCTTTGCATGGCAAACCCTCCTATTCTTTTTCTTTTACTCCGCCATACTCTGCGGCGTGAGCTACTACACTGGTGTCACATTGGGCATTTCATTTGTTCCAATAGGCCTCATTGGTACCGCAGTGGCATTTTATGTGGGTTTCAAAAACAATTCTTCTTATGAGCGTTTGTGGGAAGCGCGCAGGATATGGGGTTCTATTGTGAATGCGAGCCGCACCTGGGGAACATTGGCCAGCACCTACGTGCAGACGCAGGATGGCGGTGTCGCTAAAACTGCATTGCTACACCGACAGATCGCCTACGTGAATGCACTGAGGATACAACTGCGGTCCAGAAGCGTCTGGAACAGTACGAGTTCCACTGCGCATACGGTCGTGCAGGATCATCATACAGGTGACAATTCTTCATTACAGGATCTGTTGCCCTATTTTCTGTCAGAGAAAGAAACTGCTTACGTTTTGTCCAAGAAGAACCCCGCCACCCACATCATGAAGGCCCAGGCGAGACAGCTGGAAGAGATCTTCAAAAAAGGCGAGATCAATGAGCTGTTTTATTTCCATATGATGAATGTCGTCCAGGAATTTTATAATCAGCAAGGAGCCGCTGAACGCATTAAAAACTTTCCTTTCCCACGTCAATACGCCTATTTCAGCAAGATTTTCGTATGGCTTTTTATTCTGGTACTACCATTCGGGCTAATCAATGAATTTGCAAAACTGGGGCCTAACCTGATCTGGCTGGCAATTCCAAGTTACATCATCATCGGCTGGGTTTTCAATACCATGGAAGTAGTGGGCGATACCAGCGAGAACCCTTTTGAAAACGCGATCAATGATATCCCTATGACGGCCATATGCCGTACCATTGAAATCGATCTCCGCGAAATGCTTGACGAAGATTCGGTACCGGCCGCGATAACACCAGTTCACAATATTTTAATGTAA
- a CDS encoding LytR/AlgR family response regulator transcription factor → MTRILIIEDEEPAGQYLTQLIQKIDPKTEILDVLESVENAVCWLGNNPVPDLIFLDVQLGDGTCFQIFEQISIGCPVIFTTAHDEYAMRAFKLNSIDYLLKPIRQEALKFSLDKYYQLNEENAITKVRYLEELMHSQILNRKNPRRSFLVPYRDKLIPLKDIDFAWLTIRNSVVVTTLHDDRNFVLDKSLEELENQLDPANFFRANRQFIISRQCITEIELYFNGRLLVRTSPSSSNQILISKERVPVFKKWFEEQA, encoded by the coding sequence ATGACAAGAATTCTAATTATTGAGGATGAAGAGCCAGCCGGGCAGTATTTAACTCAACTTATTCAAAAAATTGACCCGAAAACGGAAATTCTGGATGTACTGGAAAGCGTTGAAAACGCTGTATGCTGGCTCGGAAACAATCCTGTGCCGGACCTGATTTTCCTCGACGTACAACTCGGAGACGGTACCTGTTTTCAGATTTTTGAACAAATTTCTATCGGCTGTCCTGTCATTTTCACCACAGCTCACGATGAGTACGCGATGCGTGCTTTTAAACTCAACAGCATTGACTACCTCCTTAAACCAATCCGGCAGGAGGCCCTGAAATTCAGTCTCGACAAGTACTACCAATTGAATGAAGAGAATGCGATCACCAAAGTACGGTACCTCGAAGAGCTAATGCATTCGCAGATTTTAAATCGCAAAAATCCCAGAAGGAGCTTCCTGGTGCCGTACCGCGACAAACTGATCCCCCTCAAAGACATTGATTTTGCCTGGCTCACGATCCGTAACAGTGTGGTAGTCACGACGCTTCACGACGACAGGAATTTTGTACTGGACAAATCACTCGAAGAACTGGAAAATCAGCTGGACCCCGCCAACTTTTTCAGGGCCAACCGACAGTTCATTATTTCACGCCAATGCATTACTGAAATTGAACTGTACTTTAATGGCAGGCTGCTGGTCCGCACGTCTCCCTCATCGTCCAACCAGATACTGATCAGCAAGGAACGGGTACCGGTTTTCAAGAAGTGGTTTGAAGAACAGGCATAG